In Humulus lupulus chromosome 7, drHumLupu1.1, whole genome shotgun sequence, the following are encoded in one genomic region:
- the LOC133791944 gene encoding uncharacterized protein LOC133791944 — protein MDREHGMGATEGSCMNRQAEQIEKLLAEQRQRQAPTPPTETPTPPQAPPPQAPPVVHPMEPLYERFRKQRPPVSEGSTDPLDAQDWKSSLEDIFEFMQLSDRENVSCAAHTLKKDAKIWWEVVKQTREVNQMTWAEFELVFNEKFYNEAVLTAKVSEFTRLQQGNLSVAEYARTFDRLTKFAPDLVNTETSRVNRFLEGLQPELARDVDMGRTGPLSYAQAVEKALRAEHREEKITKAKVATSMPRRDTPFNKEQSRFHNDNKRGA, from the exons ATGGATCGTGAACATGGAATGGGGGCTACTGAAGGCTCTTGCA TGAATAGACAGGCTGAACAAATTGAGAAGTTGTTAGCAGAACAACGACAAAGGCAAGCACCAACACCACCTACTGAAACTCCAACACCTCCACAAGCTCCACCTCCACAAGCTCCACCTGTAGTGCACCCCATGGAACCACTATATGAACGGTTCCGAAAACAACGCCCACCAGTATCTGAAGGTAGCACTGACCCACTTGACGCACAAGACTGGAAGAGTTCTTTAGAAGACATCTTTGAGTTCATGCAACTAAGTGACAGGGAAAATGTTTCTTGTGCTGCACATACactgaaaaaggatgctaagatctggtgggaagtggttaaGCAGACTAGAGAAGTGAATCAGATGACTTGGGCAGAATTTGAACTGGTCTTCAATGAAAAGTTTTATAATGAAGCTGTGTTGACTGCTAAAGTAAGTGAGTTCACTAGATTACAACAAGGGAATCTTTCAGTGGCTGAGTACGCAAGGACATTTGACCGGTTaaccaagtttgcaccagacttgGTTAACACTGAAACTAGTAGAGTGAATCGCTTCCTGGAGGGTCTGCAACCAGAATTGGCTAGAGATGTGGATATGGGACGTACAGGGCCTCTTTCTTATGCTCAGGCTgtggagaaagctttgagagctgaacacagagaagaaaagataacaaAAGCTAAAGTTGCTACTAGCATGCCTCGTAGAGACACTCCATTCAACAAAGAACAAAGTCGCTTTCACAATGACAACAAAAGAGGGGCCTAG